CGCCTTGAGCACCAGTTGCGTGAAATGTTGGATCCATTCCTCGAGCAAGAGCAATTGGTTGCCGTCGCGATGGAACCCGGGCTCCGGAATACCGAGCGCACGTTGCGAGAACCGCGTCATGCGCTTCAGCACCGCGTTCAGTCGCGACGACACCAGATAGATGACCGCGGTAAAGACCAGGATGTAGACCGCAGCGGCGATCCCGCGCTGGCGGCGCTCGAAGATACGGACATGCCGCGACATCTTCTCCACCGCGGCATGCGGGACAAAGGTTGCAAACAGCACGCTGGAGTCGGCACCCTCGTACTCCGCCATGGACTGGGAGGTGACCAGGTAGCTTTCGGACCAGTCCGAGAGCAGGCTTCCGGGCACCAGCATCTCGGAGTCGACGCTCGCGATGATCCGCTGATCGGCCCCGTCCACCAAAGCCACCGCGGCGCGCCCGACATAGACGCCGCGTTGAGAGGAGGCCAAAAAGGCGTCGTCCACGGGCACCAGCACCACCAGATGCCCCATCGCGTAACCGCCGGCATCCTCGACAGCATCGCTGCTGAGCAAGTAGAGTCCGTCGTCGAATCGCTCGATGACGGAGCGTACCTCCCGCACGTTGAGCAAGCGCGTCGGGATCCGGGTCGCGATCTCCTCGGGCAACGGATCGTTGCCGGATTGAAAGACCTCTCGCACACGCCCCTGCGGATCGGTGAGCAGCACATGACTCGGAGGACTCAGCGCCTCGCGATCGAAGAAATCCGGGAGCCAATGAGGGCGAAACTCCTTGTAGATGACGGGAACGGCGGTGTCGTCTTCGAACCAGAACAGCGGCTCGAGATATTCCGAAAGGCGTCGGTGGTTGGCCAGCAGGCGCGTGGTCGCCCCGTAGTTGGAGAGATAACGGTCGAATCGAATCAGGCTCTCGCGTGCACGCTGGTCGAGCTGCGCTTGAAGCTCCTGCTCGAAGATCTTGTCGACCTGACGGCTCTGCACCTGATCCAGAAGCCCCCATACCGCGAGTCCCACGGCAAGCCCGACCAGGATCGCGATCACGGGCATGGGTACACGCCGGAACAGGACGAACAGGATGGATTTGACGGAGAGCCGCATGAAACCGCGTCCGGAGTGTACGAAACCGACGTTGAGTCAGGACCGGCCTCCAGTCTATCGGCCGCCTTTTCCTCGACGCGGTTTCAGTGAAAAATCATAAGACCTAAGCCGCGTCCAGAGCGAGATGCCGGTCTTCTTGTGAACTCGACGGTTGGCGCATCCACAACCCTTGGCAGGGACGCGGCTTAAAATGATCTGTTTTTTAGAATCTTAAACCGCGCCGACTCCAGCGATCGTGGCGTCTGCCGGGGCCGACCCCATCCACAAACATCGCATACCGCGCCGGGCGCGGTTTAAGGACACCATGGACCTCGACATCAGCCTTGCCAAGACCCCTTCCCTGCTGCGCCGTATCGGGGCACTGCTCTATGACAGCGTGCTGTTGCTCGGCGTTCTGATGTTCGCCGTCATGCTGGTCGTGATCCCCTACACGAGCCTCACGGGTGCCTCGCCGAACGAGCATCCGATCCATCTGGCCCTCATGCAGATCTATTTGGCGATCGTGATCTGCGCGTTCTACGTCTACTTCTGGACCCATGGCGGCCAGACCCTCGGCATGCGTGCCTGGCGGTTTCGCGTCATCCGCGACGACGGCGAGAACCTGAACAAGGGCGATGCGCTCAAGCGCTTCGGATGGGCCGTGTTGAGCCTCTTGCCGGCCGGACTCGGCCTCTGGTGGAGCCTGATCGACCGTGACGGTCTGGCCTGGCACGACCGCCAATCGCAGACTCGGCTGGTGATTCTGCTGCCATCCGGGAAGAAACCCTGAGGCGCTGTCTCTAGTGCAGCACGGCAGATGTGTCGAGACGGTTCGTTGTCATTGTCGTTGTCGTTGTCGTTGTCGTTGTCGTATATCGACTATCGAATACGACTACGACAACGACAACGACAACATAAAACCACCTCGGACGGTCTCGGAATCTCTGCACTGCTCCACTAGCCTACCCTGCGCAGCAAGAACAAGGCCCCGGCGATGAACAACAGCGGCGGCATGATCGCCGCGACCAGCGGGTTCAACCCGAACAGCAGCGCGACGAACGCAAAGGTGCGGCTGACCAGATAATAGAGGATACCGACCAGGACACCGACGAAGATGCGCGGACCAAGCCCGGTGGTGCGCGCCGATCCGAGGATGATCGGAATCGCCACGAAGATCATCGAAAGCGTCAGGACCGGGTGCAACACCTTGCCCCAGAAGACCACCTCGTAGGGTCCGGCATCCTGCTTGTTGATCGTCATGAAGCGGATGTATTTGTAGAGTCCCCAAACCGGGAGCACCTTCGGATCCACGACCACGACCTTGAGCAGCCCAGGATCCAGCATCGAGCTCCATTCCGCCCGCTCCATGCACTCCACCTCGACCCCCGCCGCACTCACCCGGCTGCGCGCGATGTCTTCCAGCACCCAACCGGCCTCGCTGTAGCGCGCACCCGCGGCGTGGGTCGCGACCAGGGAGCCCGCATCCGCGTCAAACTGATAGATGAAGATGTCGCGCAGGCGCGTCGGCGAGGCGATCTCGCGGATGTTGACATAGGCGCGATCGTCGATAGCCCAAAAACCATAGGCGGTCTGCTGGGTGACGTCGCCCGAGAGCGCTTGTCGGCGCAGCTCGAGGCCGCGCTGCTCCGCAACCGGCGCGATCACCTCCCCGACGAACACCGCGAGCGCCGCCAACAGCACACCGCCGAGCAGGCCGGCCCGAATGATCCGTGCCACCGAGAAGCCGGCGGCCCGCATCGCCACCAGCTCCGAGCGACTCGCCAAGGCCCCGAGGCCGATCAAGGCGCCGATCAGGGTCGCGATGGGAAAGACCTGATAGGCATAGCGCGGCAGGCTCAACGCCATGAACACCAGCGCATCCGCAAGGCCGTAACCATCGACCCCGACCGCGTCGATCTCGTCGGCGAGGATGAAAAAACCGAGCAGCGGCAGCAGGATCCCGAGCGTGAGCAGGGTCCCGCCGATGACGGCACGCGCAAGATAGCGTTCGAGGATGATCACGGCGTCGGGCCTTGCGCCACGACCGGGGCGCGGCCGCAGGCCGCGCGGATGGCGGACCCGGCTCGGCACGACGGACCCGCGGCGCAGTCATGCCGACGGGCTTCGACCGCGCGGTCTCTTCCGGTAGACTCGTTGTTCGACATCAAAAGCACCAGATCCGTTCAACAGGAGTCCGACGATGGAATTCAGAATCAAGACCGGCGAGATCGCGCAACTCAAGACGCCCTGTATCCTGATCGGGATCTTCGAGGGGCGCAAGCTCGCCGGACCCTCCGCCACGCTCGATACCGCCACCGGCGGTCGCCTGTCCGAGCTGCTGAAGAAGGGCGACATGGACGGTCGACTCGGCGGCACCCTCATGCTCTACGACCTGCCCGGTCTGGCAAGCGAGCGGGTCCTCGTCGTCGGATGCGGAAAACACAAGGAATTCGGGCGCGACAACTATCGCAAGGCACTCATCGGCGCGGTGGCTGCACTCCAGCAGACCCATGCGGGCGCCGCACTCTGTACCTTGCCCGAACTCGGTCCCGACGGCCTCGACCTCTACGCCGCCGTGCGCGACCTGGTGACGACCGCCGAGGACAAGACCTATCGCTACACCTTGACCAAAAAAGACGACAAACAGGCACCCAAGACGCCGCTGAAGCGGCTCGACGTCTGGCTCTCCGAGAAGGCCGACGCGCAAAGCGCCGAGCAGGCGATCCGACACGGCAGCGCCATCGCAGCCGGCATGGCACTCTCCAAAGAACTGGGCAATCTGCCCGGCAACATCTGCACCCCGACCTATCTCGCCGAGAAGGCCCTGGAGCTCGGCGAGCGCTACGAGCGTTTGGAGACCGAGATCCTCGAAGAGGCCGACATGGAGGAACTCAAGATGGGCGCCCTCCTCTCGGTCTCGCGCGGGAGCCGCCAGCCGGCCAAGCTGATCGTCATGCACTACCGCGGCGGCGAGCCCGACGCCAAGCCGGTCGTCCTGGTCGGCAAGGGCCTGACCTTCGACACCGGCGGCATCTCCATCAAGCCCGCTGCCGACATGGACGAGATGAAGTACGACATGTGCGGAGGCGCGGGTGTCTTCGGGACCATGCTCGCCGCCTGTGAGCTGGGCATGCCGATCAACCTCGTCGGCGTCGTTCCATCCTCCGAGAACATGCCCGACGGCGACGCCAACAAACCCGGCGACATCGTGACCAGCATGTCCGGACAGACCATCGAGGTCCTCAACACGGATGCGGAGGGCCGACTCATCCTCTGCGACGCGCTCACCTACAGCGAGCGCTTCGACCCTGAGCTGGTGATCGATCTGGCCACGCTGACCGGCGCCTGCGTGATCGCACTCGGCAAACATGCCTCCGGCCTCTTTACCACGGATGATCATCTCGCCGAGGAGATCCTCGCGGCCGGCCAAGCCGCCGCCGATCGCGCCTGGCGCATGCCCTTGTGGGACGACTACCAGCAGCAGCTCGACACCAACTTCGCCGACATGGCCAACGTCGGCGGCCGCGAGGCCGGCGCCGTCACCGCTGCCTGCTTCCTCGCGCGCTACACCAAGGCCTATCGCTGGGCGCATCTGGATATCGCCGGAACCTCCTGGCTGAGCGGCAAGGAGAAGGGCGCAACCGGACGGCCGGTTGCCTTGCTCACACAGTTCCTGCTCCGGCGCGTTAGTGGTTAGTGGTTAGTGGTTAGTGGTTAGTGGATCGACCATAGACACGGGAGACGCCGTTCAGAATGTTGATTTTTTATTCTGAACCGCGTCAGGGACAACGTCGTTGGTAACCTCGACGCCCAACCCGACCCGAACCGCATCATGGACTGTGGACGCGGTTCAGTTGCGCTTGATGAGCTCGCGCAGAAGACTCGGGTTCGGCAGGCCGCGGACGATGAGTTCCGGATCGTCCCCGGAGGTGTAGATCTTGATGTCGCCGGCATTCAGGATGCGTTGCAGGAGGCTTTGATGGAGTCGCACCGTACGCACCGAAGACAGCTTGATCTCGGTGTAGCTCTTGCTGAGAAGACCATGGGTCCAAACCAGCTCGTCGTCGCGGATGACGAGATGGTCGGAGCGGGTGGCCAACCACCAGATGCACAGCTGCAGCAAGGCGAGTCCGGCGACGACCAGGCCCGAGATCTTGACGATCCGCTCATCGAGCGGCTCGGGCAGTGGAACCGGGATCAATGCCGGACCCATCACGGCGAACAGGATCCCCGCCAGCAACAGGACGATCATCAATGGGGTCGAAAAAGGACGAATTCGCAACATCGAGGGATGAGCGTCGTAATGAATCTCGGACATCGGCATCTCCTGTCTCTTTGCCTGGAGGATCGGTCGACATGTCTCGTCGCCGCGTCCCGCACGACCTGAGCACGAGATCACCCCGTGCGGGTGGGGTTACTATACCCAGAGCAGCGAGAGATTTCGCGCGATCGCATGTCGAGTTGTTTTACTTATTTTTGAGCCGTTCCTAAGCCTCCCCCATGACACCCTTCTCCTTGTTGCGGACCTCCTCGGGTCCAGTCCGCTCGCGGCTGCTTCGCGACCTCGTGTTGCTGGTGCTCCTGACCGTCGGTCTCTTGGTGGCCATCAATATCCTCTTGATCAACCTTATCAAGGAGGATCTGGCCGAAAGCCGCATCGAGGCCGCAACCGCACTGGTTCGCGACGAGGTTCGTGGTCTCCTGGTGCCGGTCGAGCAGCAGCTCCTGATCATTCGCGACGGTCTTGTCGCCGCCGGCCTGACCCCGGCCGACGAGGGCGCCTTGAATCAACGCTTGACCCCGATCCTCGCGCACATGGGCCAGATCGCAGCCGCGATCGATGCCTCGGCCGAAGGGGCCGAGTATTTTCTGCGCCGCGACGGCGACGGTTGGATGAGCCGACTGCAGGAAGCCGGGACGGGACAGCCGGTGCGCGTCACCCGCTGGGACGCCGAGCTGCGTCCGCTGGAGACGCGCGACGAGGCAAGCGAGCACGACCCGCGCACACGCCCCTGGTTCAGCGCGGCGGCCGACCGACCCGGCACCCTGCTCTGGACCCGACCCTATGTCTTCGAGTCGACCCAAGTCCCCGGACTCACGGCATCTTTGGGTTGGATGCAGTCGGGACAGCTGCGGGTGACCGCCTTGGACGTCACCATCCAGACCATCGTCGAGAGCATCGAGCGACATGCCGTCGCCGCCGAAGGACGCGGTTTTCTCTTCAGCGGTGCGGGCGGCGTCTATGTTCCCGAGGACGACGCACGAACGCCGGATCCGGAACGGGCCAGCGGCTTCTTCTCGGCCCATCTCACACCCGGCGGCCCCTTGGCGTTCGACGCGGTGTCGGCCTGGAACCTGGCGGGCCGACCGTCACAGGGTTTGATCCGTTTCAACAGCTCGGGGGTTCAGTGGTGGGGCGGCTTCAGACCACTGACCGAGGACCTCTCGGGCGGCTGGTCCGGCGTTGTCCTTCCTGTCTCCGAGACCCTCGCGATCCTCCAGAGCCGGTGGCATATCGTCGCCCTCACCGTGCTCGGCATCCTGATGGCCAGCCTGGCCATGACGACGCTCGTGGTGCGCAAGTACCATCGCCAACTGCGCGACATGCCCAAGCTCAGCATCGACCGGCGTCGCGCCGAGGATGATCTGCGCGAGCTGGTCGCCTCGGGCGAAAGCACGCATCTGGAGTTCAAATCCACCATGCGCATGAACCTGCACAGCAAGGTCACGGGTCGGGAGATCGAGATGGCTTGGCTGAAGGCCGTCGCGGCCTTCCTGAATTCGGAAGGCGGGATTCTGTTGCTCGGGGTATCGGACAGCGGAGCTGTACTGGGCTTGGAGGCCGACAAGTTCGAGAACGAGGACAAGTGCAGACTGCACTTCAAAAACCTGCTGAACCACCATATCGGGGCCGAGTATGCGCGGTTCGTGCGCTTCGATCTCTATGATTTGGACGATCTGCGCGTGGGAGCGGTCGAGTGCGAGCGTGCGGACACGCCGGCCTTTCTGCACGATGACAAGAATCGAGAGTTGTTCATCATCCGCAACGGTCCGTCGAACATCGAGCTGCCGATCAGCCGTGCGCTCAAATACATACGAGGTCGGTTCTAGCTTGAACCGCGTTTTGGGAGGGTATGCGCGGGGTGTCGCTTGTGTCGCTGTCGGGACAACTTTGGAATGCCGGAGCGACGCGGTTCAACGATTCTCAAAAAAGATCTTTGAACTGGGTCTCGGCCACGTTGCCGGTCTAGGCGAGAGTGATCGCGCCCCGACCGGCTTTTTATCGCACCGGACGCAGTTCGGAGATTAGAGCTGCCGGATCTGGGTCGGGAAGGCCGTTGCGGTCCCGCTGTCCTTGTTCTTGTCCTTGGTACAACCTTCGCCGGCTTGGGCGGTCATGAGGGAGCCGGCGACCAGCATGGCACCAAGGAGAACTGCGGTGGCGAGGGTGGAGAGACGCATGGACATGGGCATAAATCCTCGATCGGGTCAGGTTGGGAAGGTGGGATTCGGCGAGCGGTCGGCTCGCTTCTCCCGCCTAACGTAAGCTAGGGGCATCCGAGTCAAGCACAAGCCTCGACCGCACGCGTTGCGATGCGAAATGTCAATCGAGTTTTCAGGGAAATCGGTGCGCCGCCCGCCGTTCGACCCGTCCACGCAGGTCCGGACCCGAGAGTCGAGACCGGTCGAACGCAATGTGCCGTACGTCCGATAAGGCTCGCTCCGGATCGGCTTAGAATGCATGCCTTGCAACGATAGAAAACCAGACGAGCCATCGCCGGGGCCTTCGGATATGAAGAAGAAGGATGTCGCCTTGCCTGACCCCATCGAGCTGCGGGGATTCAATCGAACCCTGGCGGAGATCGAGTGGCTCTTGTTGGTGCTCGTGCTGGTCTATCTGGTGCTGCCGGACGAACCCGTCGAGCAAACCTTGGGCATCGCCGCCGCGATCGCGGTCTTCGCCGTCTTCATCCTGGGCTTTCGTTACCTGAACCTGTTCACACTACCGGCACGCTGGAAGCTCACGATCGAAACCTGGGCCATGTTGGCCTTCACGGCCTTCGTGGTTTGGCACACGGGCAAGGTCGACAGCCCGCTGATCAGCCTCTTCCTGCTGGTCATCGTCTTCAGCGCCCTCACGCTCGGCAAGCTGATTACACTCCTCGAGGTGGCCCTCATCGCCAGCTTCTATCTCTTCGCCGCTTACACGGCCGCGGGAACCGAGCTCTTCGCCTATTCGACCTTCAGCCGCCTGATGCTGCTGTTTGCGCCCGTCGCCTTGGTCGCCTATGTCACCTCGCTGATCGCCTCGGACATGAGTTTTTCGCGCACCTTCGTGCAGCGCCTCTCGGAGACCGACGAACTCACCGGGCTGCCGAACATGCGCGCCTTCTCGGTCGCCCTCGCGCGCCATAAGCAGGCCGCCGTTCTGCGCGACCGCCCCTTCGGCGTCATGATGGTGGACGCGGATAACCTCAAAGAGGTTAACGACCGCTATGGCCACAGCGTCGGCAACCAGGTCATCCGCGCCGTCGCCGAGGGGATCCGTCGGAGCATCCGCAGCGCGGATCTGGTCGCGCGCTACGGCGGCGACGAGTTCATCCTGCTCCTTCCGGATACCACGGAGCAGGCAGCGCACGAGGCCGGCGAGCGGATACGCATGATGGTCGCCAGCACCCTGATCGACACCGGAAAGGACGCGGTGACCACAACCGTGAGCATCGGCTATGCCACCTATCCGAGCATGGCCACGGAGGTCGACGACCTCATGGTGCGCGCCGACGAGGCGCTCTATGCGAGCAAACGCGCCGGACGCAACCGCATCTTCGCCTTCAGCGAGATCGCCGAGATGGCCCGTGCCCCGCATGACGATCCGGATACCCGTCGAGAGCCTTTCGGCTAAACCGCGCCGACTCCATCCGCCGTCAAGTCGGCCGGGGCCGATCCCATCCAAGAACATCACATCACGCGCTGAGCGCGGTTTAAACGCCAATGCCAGAACCAAGTCTGCGACGGGATCTGATCCGTCTGCGCGGGGTGCGCCAGAACAACCTCAAGGACATCGATCTCGACCTGCCGCTCAACGCGCTGATCGTCGTGACCGGGGTCTCGGGCTCGGGCAAGTCCTCGCTCGCCTTCGACACACTCTATGCCGAGGGCCAGCGGCGCTATGTCGAGACCTTCTCGCCCTATGCGCGTCAGTTCCTCGATCGGATGGATCGACCCGCCGCCGACCGCATCGAGGGCATTCCGCCCGCGATCGCCATCGACCAGACCAATCCGGTGCGCACCTCGCGCTCGACCGTCGGCACCATGACGGAGCTGAACGATCACCTGAAGCTCCTCTTTGCGCGCACTGCCCGGCTGTTCTGCCGCGGGTGCGGTCGCGAGGTTCGGCGCGATACGCCCGAGGGGATTTGGGAGTATCTGGTCGGACTCCCCGAGGCCGCTGACCGAAATGTCTCGATCGCCTTCGGCGTGCCGGTGCCCGCGTCCCTGGATGTCGAGGCAGTCAAAACACTGCTCGC
The sequence above is drawn from the Thiocapsa rosea genome and encodes:
- a CDS encoding RDD family protein, with product MDLDISLAKTPSLLRRIGALLYDSVLLLGVLMFAVMLVVIPYTSLTGASPNEHPIHLALMQIYLAIVICAFYVYFWTHGGQTLGMRAWRFRVIRDDGENLNKGDALKRFGWAVLSLLPAGLGLWWSLIDRDGLAWHDRQSQTRLVILLPSGKKP
- the lptG gene encoding LPS export ABC transporter permease LptG; this translates as MIILERYLARAVIGGTLLTLGILLPLLGFFILADEIDAVGVDGYGLADALVFMALSLPRYAYQVFPIATLIGALIGLGALASRSELVAMRAAGFSVARIIRAGLLGGVLLAALAVFVGEVIAPVAEQRGLELRRQALSGDVTQQTAYGFWAIDDRAYVNIREIASPTRLRDIFIYQFDADAGSLVATHAAGARYSEAGWVLEDIARSRVSAAGVEVECMERAEWSSMLDPGLLKVVVVDPKVLPVWGLYKYIRFMTINKQDAGPYEVVFWGKVLHPVLTLSMIFVAIPIILGSARTTGLGPRIFVGVLVGILYYLVSRTFAFVALLFGLNPLVAAIMPPLLFIAGALFLLRRVG
- a CDS encoding leucyl aminopeptidase, whose product is MEFRIKTGEIAQLKTPCILIGIFEGRKLAGPSATLDTATGGRLSELLKKGDMDGRLGGTLMLYDLPGLASERVLVVGCGKHKEFGRDNYRKALIGAVAALQQTHAGAALCTLPELGPDGLDLYAAVRDLVTTAEDKTYRYTLTKKDDKQAPKTPLKRLDVWLSEKADAQSAEQAIRHGSAIAAGMALSKELGNLPGNICTPTYLAEKALELGERYERLETEILEEADMEELKMGALLSVSRGSRQPAKLIVMHYRGGEPDAKPVVLVGKGLTFDTGGISIKPAADMDEMKYDMCGGAGVFGTMLAACELGMPINLVGVVPSSENMPDGDANKPGDIVTSMSGQTIEVLNTDAEGRLILCDALTYSERFDPELVIDLATLTGACVIALGKHASGLFTTDDHLAEEILAAGQAAADRAWRMPLWDDYQQQLDTNFADMANVGGREAGAVTAACFLARYTKAYRWAHLDIAGTSWLSGKEKGATGRPVALLTQFLLRRVSG
- a CDS encoding PH domain-containing protein, with product MSEIHYDAHPSMLRIRPFSTPLMIVLLLAGILFAVMGPALIPVPLPEPLDERIVKISGLVVAGLALLQLCIWWLATRSDHLVIRDDELVWTHGLLSKSYTEIKLSSVRTVRLHQSLLQRILNAGDIKIYTSGDDPELIVRGLPNPSLLRELIKRN
- a CDS encoding AlbA family DNA-binding domain-containing protein is translated as MTPFSLLRTSSGPVRSRLLRDLVLLVLLTVGLLVAINILLINLIKEDLAESRIEAATALVRDEVRGLLVPVEQQLLIIRDGLVAAGLTPADEGALNQRLTPILAHMGQIAAAIDASAEGAEYFLRRDGDGWMSRLQEAGTGQPVRVTRWDAELRPLETRDEASEHDPRTRPWFSAAADRPGTLLWTRPYVFESTQVPGLTASLGWMQSGQLRVTALDVTIQTIVESIERHAVAAEGRGFLFSGAGGVYVPEDDARTPDPERASGFFSAHLTPGGPLAFDAVSAWNLAGRPSQGLIRFNSSGVQWWGGFRPLTEDLSGGWSGVVLPVSETLAILQSRWHIVALTVLGILMASLAMTTLVVRKYHRQLRDMPKLSIDRRRAEDDLRELVASGESTHLEFKSTMRMNLHSKVTGREIEMAWLKAVAAFLNSEGGILLLGVSDSGAVLGLEADKFENEDKCRLHFKNLLNHHIGAEYARFVRFDLYDLDDLRVGAVECERADTPAFLHDDKNRELFIIRNGPSNIELPISRALKYIRGRF
- a CDS encoding GGDEF domain-containing protein encodes the protein MKKKDVALPDPIELRGFNRTLAEIEWLLLVLVLVYLVLPDEPVEQTLGIAAAIAVFAVFILGFRYLNLFTLPARWKLTIETWAMLAFTAFVVWHTGKVDSPLISLFLLVIVFSALTLGKLITLLEVALIASFYLFAAYTAAGTELFAYSTFSRLMLLFAPVALVAYVTSLIASDMSFSRTFVQRLSETDELTGLPNMRAFSVALARHKQAAVLRDRPFGVMMVDADNLKEVNDRYGHSVGNQVIRAVAEGIRRSIRSADLVARYGGDEFILLLPDTTEQAAHEAGERIRMMVASTLIDTGKDAVTTTVSIGYATYPSMATEVDDLMVRADEALYASKRAGRNRIFAFSEIAEMARAPHDDPDTRREPFG